In Nitrospirota bacterium, the sequence GGCGCGCGCCAGAACAACCTCAAGAACGTGAGCCTCACGATCCCGCACGACGCCGTGACCGTGGTCACCGGCCTGTCAGGCTCGGGCAAGTCATCCCTGGCCTTTGACACGATCTTTGCCGAGGGGCAGTGGCGTTACATCGAGTCCCTGTCCACGTATGCCCAGATGTTCCTCGAGAAGCTCGACCGCCCGGACGTGGACGAACTCCGGAACGTGCGGCCTGCCATCGCGCTCGAGCAGCGAAACCCGGTCAGGACATCGCGCTCGACAGTCGGGACCGTGTCCGAGATATACGACTATCTCCGGCTGCTGTTCGCCAGGATCGGGAAGATCGTCTGTCCGAAGTGCGGAAATGAGGTGAAACGCTCCCACCCCTCCTCGATCGCGGATGATCTTCTGCTCGGCTATCCGGAAAAAAGGATCTACATTCTGTTCCGGGTTCCTGTTCCTCCGGCCGGCCTGGGCGCCCTCCTGATGGAACTCCAGAGCAAGGGCTTTGGAAGGATCAAGCTGGGCGAGGAGATAGTCGAAAGTGCGGCGATCGATCCGGGGAGAAGGGATCTGACCGAGCTGCTGGTGCTTCTGGACCGCCTCGTCGTCAATCCCGGATCCCGGGCGCGGCTGGTCGAGTCCGTAGAGACGGCGCTCCGTGAGGGAAAGGGAGAGGTCCTTGTTGAAGTGCTGGGAGACAAGGCCCTCGTCTTCAGCCAGGCGCTCAAGTGCGCCTCCTGCGGTGCGCTCTTCGAGCCTCCGCAACCCCTCCTCTTTTCCTTTAACCATCCCCTCGGCGCCTGCAAGGAGTGCAACGGCTTCGGCAACATCCTGCGCTATGACGAGGACCTGATCGTGCCGGACAGGTCCCTGAGCCTGAAGCAGGGAGCCATCGATCCCTGGACCAAGCCGTCCTATAAGTGGTGGATGCGCCAGATGCTCCCGGGTGCGAAGAAGGCGCGGATCGACACGAATATTCCGTACCGGGACCTCTCCCAGGCCGATCGGGAAATGCTGTTCAAGGGAACCGACGACTTTTACGGGGTCGACAATTTCTTCGAGCATCTCCAGGGCAAGCGCTACAAGCTCCACGTGCGCGTGTTCCTGAGCAGGTACCGCAAAGCAGCGACCTGCCCGGTTTGCAGGGGAACGCGGCTCAAACCCGAAGCGCTCATCGTCAAGGTGGGCGGGCTTGACATAGCCCGGGTATCAGCCATGCCCGTTTCGGACCTCGCGAAATGGTTCCGCGATCTCCCCCTCGGCGGGTTCGAGCACCAGGCAGCGAACGATATCCTGCGCCGGATGCAGATGAAGCTTTCGTTCTTCCTCCGCGTGGGACTCGGCTATCTCACGATCGACCGGCAGACGCGGACGCTTTCAGGCGGCGAAGCCCAGCGCGTGAACCTCTCAAACCAGCTTGCGCTCGGCCTGACGGGCACCCTGTATGTGCTCGACGAGCCGAGCATCGGACTGCACCCGCGCGACACGGAGCGGCTCGCTGAGATCATCCGGGAACTGTCCGCCGGGGACAATACCGTGCTCATGGTCGAGCACGATAAAGCGCTCATACAGGCTGCGGACCATGTGGTTGAGATGGGGCCGGGAGCGGGCGAGCGCGGAGGCCGTGTTGTGTTCGCGGGACCTGCACGCAATTTCCTGAAGAGTTCCTGCCTCACGGCAAAGTATCTTTCGGGCGAGGAAGCAATCCCGGTCCCCATCAGGAGGCGGAAAGAGGAGCGAAAGTTCCTTGAGATCCGGTCGGCTTCGGAGAACAACCTGAAAGGGATCGATGTGCGCATTCCGCTCAGGACCCTGACCTGCGTCACCGGCGTCTCGGGCTCGGGAAAGTCCACGCTCGTACAGGACACGCTGTACCGGGCCCTCGCGCGCGAGTTCGCCCTCCCGGTCGAAACGCCGGGAACTTACGGGTCGCTCGCAGGGCTCGAGCATATCAGGGGAGTCCGGCTCATCGACCAGGAGCCGATCGGCAAGACGCCGCGCTCCAACCCGGTCACCTACGTGAAGGCCTTCGACCTTATCCGGAACCTTTTTGCGGGACTGCCCGACTCGAAACGAAAGAAGTTCGGACCCGGCCATTTTTCCTTCAATGTTGCGGGCGGAAGGTGCCCGGCGTGCGACGGCGCCGGTGTGCAGAAGATCGAGATGTACTTTTTCGAAGATATGTTCATCACCTGCGAGCAGTGCGGGGGCAGGCGCTACAAACCGGAGGTCCTCAGGGTACTCTACAAGGGAAGAAGCATCTCCGACGTGCTCCGGATGACGGTGAGCGAGGCCCTCACCTTCTTCGAGGGGCAGCCGCGGCTCCAGGACAGGCTCCGCTCGCTCACGGAGGTCGGGCTCGGATATCTCCGCCTGGGGCAGCCGGCAACAACGCTGTCAGGCGGGGAAAGCCAGCGGCTCAAGATATCCCATGAACTGGGCGACTGGAAACTGCACGATATAGTGTACATTCTCGACGAGCCGACGACCGGCCTCCACATGGACGATGTCAAGCGTCTGCTCGGCGTGCTGGATGCGCTCGTGATTGCGGGGAACACCGTGATCGTCGTGGAGCACAACCTCGACGTGATCAAGACCGCTGACTGGGTCATCGACCTCGGGCCCGAGGGTGGCGAAGGCGGCGGCAGGATCATAGCGCAGGGCACGCCTGAAGAGGTAGTGGAAGTCGAAGAGTCCTCTACAGGGAAATATCTCAGGGAGGAACTGGGACGGTAGTCGAATGGGCTGGATTGCGATCGAATCTACGTAAGTGTGAACAACGATCTGCCACTAAACGGGAAATGTCATTCCGAGCTCAGCGAAGAATCTCGCATTTCCAACTACCTGAGATCCTTCACTTCGTTCAGGATGACGGATTAAGCTCGTTTTGCAACAGACTGGAAAAGTCCACAAGGATGCTATCTCGCGGTTGCTTCGACCGGCTGCACCTGCGCACCGTCGGCGATGCCGAAGCCGGGATTCAGTACCAGTTGCTGCCCTTCCTCAAGCCCTGAACGTATCTGGACCATCTTCCCGTCGCTGTCTGCCACCACAATGGGCAGAAAATGAACCTTGTCGCCCTCCGAGATGATCGCGGCAAAGGCCTTCTCTCCCTTCATCAGAAGCGCCTCTGCGGGAATTTCAAGGGATGGCGAGGTCTTGAGCTTCAGCGACACCTGCACAAAGCTTCCGGCCAGGAGCAATCCCTGCTTATTATCGACGTCGAGCTCCGCCAGGAGCGTCCGGGTCTTGGGGTCCAGCTCTCCGCTTATCCTGGTGATGGAAGCGGCGAGCTTGACATCGGGACGGGAGGGATCGGTTATCTCGGCGCGGTTTCCGATGCGGACGACGGCCGCGTCCTTCTGGTCAAGATAAACGTATACCCGCAGTCTGTCCGTCTGGGAGACCGACACAAGCGGCAATGCCGTTGTCTGAGAGTTGGCAGCGCTCTGAACCAGGGCGCCGGGGTCCGCAAAGCGGGCGGTCACGGTGCCACGAAACGGCGCGCGAAGGATTTCATACTCTTTCTGGGTCTTGAGCGCTTCCGCATTCGCCTCGGCTTCGCGGGCGGCGGCTTCGGCATGATCGGCGTCCTGCTGGGAAACAAGGTTCTTTTCCACGAGGATCTTTTCACGGCCCGCGTCCCTTCGCTTGTCCTGGGCGTCCACAACAGCGGACTCGTACTGGCGGTCGAGCTCAGGCGATTCGATGACCGCAAGGACCTGCCCCGCATTCACCCGGTCTCCTTTATCGACCCTGATCTCTTTCAGGTAGCCGCTCACCTTGGCATAGAGGGTGACCGCGGCATAGGGCCTCGCTTCACCGGTGAGCCGCAGCAAACGTTCTCCCGAGGAATGTCTTGCAATGACGACCTGGACCTCAGGACCGGCCTTCACCGCCGCGAGCCTGTCCCTTGTCTCATTCATGAGATAGCCCCTTCGGTTCTCGAACAGGACCAGCAGCAGGATGAAGGCAAGGGCAACCAGGCCGGCCCCGGAAATAAAAAGCCTGCGCGCTCCTTTCGACGTTGAGACTTCCTTAGTCATGGCCACCTCCTGCGTCTGAGCGGCATATCGTCAAACGTTCACCACTCAGGAGCAAAACCTTTGATACACATCAAGGCGGATATCCTTATGATTTAACGGACAAGATTAGATTTCTAAGATCGGACCTTATCATTGCTTCTTTCAGTGAAATCAGTGTCAAAGATTTCTTCTCCTTTTTTCTATTTTTTCTCTGCGTCCTCTGTGGTAAATGATTCTTCCCGGTTTTCATGAAGCCTTTCCCTCCCGGATCTCCGCTTCGAACCGCTCGTCCAGCTCATGCTTGGACGGCGGCTTTGTGCGCAGCAGTGTGTAGATCACCGGAACCACATAAAGCGTCACGAATGTCGCCATCAGAAGCCCGCCGATCACGGCGCGGCCCAGGGGCGCGTTCTGCTCGCCTGCCTCGCCCATGGCGAACGCCATCGGCAGCATTCCAATGATCATGGCAAGGGCGGTCATGAGCACGGGACGGAGCCGCGCCTTTCCCGCTTCCACGGCTGCCTCGATCGGCGTCGCTCCCGTCTCGACCCGGATGTCGTTGGCGAAGCTCACGAGCAGGATCGAGTTTGCCGTGGCGATCCCGACCGCCATGATCGATCCCATGAGCGACTCCACATTGATCGTCGTCCCGGTCAGCGCGAGCATCCAAAGGATGCCCACGAGGGCGCCCGGGACCGCCATCATGATGATGAACGGGTCGAGCCAGGACTGGAACAGGACGACCATCAGGAAGTACACGAGCACGATCGCGAGGACAAGCCCCAGGGCAAGGCTCTTGAACGACTGGTTCATCACCTCGTTCTGGCCGCGAAGGTGGATCCGGGTGCCCGGCGGAAGCGGCCTGAGGACGTCTATCTTCTTTTCAATATCAGCGGCAACGGAGCCGAGGTCCCGTCCCTCTACGTCGGCCTCGACGTCGAGCACCCGCTGAACCGTGTAGTGCGAGATGTTCTCTGAGCTCGCCGCATGGTAGACCGTGGAGAGGTTCGCGAGCGTCTGTGCCTGCGCCTGGGGCGTGCCGGTCAGGGGCGGCGCCGCCTCGGGTTGAAGCAGGCCGGAGGCCCCTGACGGCGTCATCGGCATTGAACGAAGGCGGTCGAGCGAGTCGATGCGGTCGGGCGGTATCTGGACGGCAACGGTGTAGTTCACGTTGTTTGCCGGGTTCAGGAAGAAGGACGGCGCCACGAGGACGCTCGACGAAAGGGAGACGAGGGCGTTGTTCGCCACATCGCGCTCGCTCATCCCGAGCTCGGCTGCGCGCGTCCTGTCCACGTCCACCTGCAGCGTGGGGTAGTCCAGGACCTGGTTGATATGCACGTCGGCCGTGCCGGGGACCTCGCGCATCGCGTCGCGGACCTTGAGGGCGTAGCCATAGGAACGGTTGAAGTCCATGTCTTCCACCTGCACGTCAAGGGGGGCGGTGAGCCCGAAGTTCAGGACCTGGGTCACGATGTCCGCTGCCTGGAAATAGAAGCGCGACCCGGGGAAGGCCCGCGGCAACTCCTGGCGGAGCTTTTTGCGGTACAATGCCGTCGGCCGGTGCCCCGGCTTGAGCGAGATAAGGACCTCCGCGTCCATGCCCCCGATGTTTTCGGTCTGGACAAAAGCAAGGTTGTAGAAAATCGGGACCCCGACCATGTCGTTGATGGTGTCGATCTCCTGCGCGGGGATGATCCTGCGGATCTGTTCTTCCACCCGGTCAACCAGGCGTTCCGTGTCCTCGATGCGGGTGCCGGCGGGCGCCCGGAAGTGCAATTTCATGAGCCCGGTGTCCACGGCCGGGAAAAAATCCATGCCGACCACGAAGACCAAGCCGATGCTGATCACGACGAGAAGGCCCGCTATGGTCAGCGTGAATACGCGGTGATGGAGCACCGTCTCGAGGGATCGGCCGTAGGCCTCCTGGAACGAGGTATAGACCCGGTCGCGCCTTTGGTTGAACAGGAGGGCGATATGCTTGAACCTGGGCAGGTCCTCGCTCCGGACCCCGGTCCCGAGGTGCTCGCCTTGCATGAGCATGCGCGAGAGCACGGGCACGAGCGTCCTGGAGAGGACGTAGGAAGCAAGCATCGACGTCACCACGGCAAGGGCCAGGGGTGTGAAGAGATATTTTGCCGCCCCGTACAGCAGCACGACCGGGAAGAAGACCACGCAGATGGCCAGCGTGGATACGATCGCCGGCACCGCGATCTGCGTCGAGCCGTCCACCACCGCGGCCAG encodes:
- the uvrA gene encoding excinuclease ABC subunit UvrA, producing the protein MKSELIIKGARQNNLKNVSLTIPHDAVTVVTGLSGSGKSSLAFDTIFAEGQWRYIESLSTYAQMFLEKLDRPDVDELRNVRPAIALEQRNPVRTSRSTVGTVSEIYDYLRLLFARIGKIVCPKCGNEVKRSHPSSIADDLLLGYPEKRIYILFRVPVPPAGLGALLMELQSKGFGRIKLGEEIVESAAIDPGRRDLTELLVLLDRLVVNPGSRARLVESVETALREGKGEVLVEVLGDKALVFSQALKCASCGALFEPPQPLLFSFNHPLGACKECNGFGNILRYDEDLIVPDRSLSLKQGAIDPWTKPSYKWWMRQMLPGAKKARIDTNIPYRDLSQADREMLFKGTDDFYGVDNFFEHLQGKRYKLHVRVFLSRYRKAATCPVCRGTRLKPEALIVKVGGLDIARVSAMPVSDLAKWFRDLPLGGFEHQAANDILRRMQMKLSFFLRVGLGYLTIDRQTRTLSGGEAQRVNLSNQLALGLTGTLYVLDEPSIGLHPRDTERLAEIIRELSAGDNTVLMVEHDKALIQAADHVVEMGPGAGERGGRVVFAGPARNFLKSSCLTAKYLSGEEAIPVPIRRRKEERKFLEIRSASENNLKGIDVRIPLRTLTCVTGVSGSGKSTLVQDTLYRALAREFALPVETPGTYGSLAGLEHIRGVRLIDQEPIGKTPRSNPVTYVKAFDLIRNLFAGLPDSKRKKFGPGHFSFNVAGGRCPACDGAGVQKIEMYFFEDMFITCEQCGGRRYKPEVLRVLYKGRSISDVLRMTVSEALTFFEGQPRLQDRLRSLTEVGLGYLRLGQPATTLSGGESQRLKISHELGDWKLHDIVYILDEPTTGLHMDDVKRLLGVLDALVIAGNTVIVVEHNLDVIKTADWVIDLGPEGGEGGGRIIAQGTPEEVVEVEESSTGKYLREELGR
- a CDS encoding efflux RND transporter periplasmic adaptor subunit yields the protein MTKEVSTSKGARRLFISGAGLVALAFILLLVLFENRRGYLMNETRDRLAAVKAGPEVQVVIARHSSGERLLRLTGEARPYAAVTLYAKVSGYLKEIRVDKGDRVNAGQVLAVIESPELDRQYESAVVDAQDKRRDAGREKILVEKNLVSQQDADHAEAAAREAEANAEALKTQKEYEILRAPFRGTVTARFADPGALVQSAANSQTTALPLVSVSQTDRLRVYVYLDQKDAAVVRIGNRAEITDPSRPDVKLAASITRISGELDPKTRTLLAELDVDNKQGLLLAGSFVQVSLKLKTSPSLEIPAEALLMKGEKAFAAIISEGDKVHFLPIVVADSDGKMVQIRSGLEEGQQLVLNPGFGIADGAQVQPVEATAR
- a CDS encoding efflux RND transporter permease subunit: MWIVRLALRRPYTIAVTALLLIVLGALSAGRMSVDIFPAIDIPVVVVVWNYPGLSPEDMERRVVLISERAYSTTVNGIQRIESQSIPGVGMLKVYFQPGSDIGAAIAQISSVSFTILRIAPPGMQPPTIVQFSATNVPVAQLTVSGKTIPEQKLFDYGLNFIRVRLFTIPGLSIPAPFGGKNRQIMIDVNPDALAGRGLSPADVVNALQSSNAIIPAGTARIGGTEYNVLLNSSPKIIDQFRSIPIKIVGNAPVYLGDVARVSDSFAEQTNIVRVNGRRATYLAILKHADASTLAVVDATRDMLPLIREAAPEGMELKIDFDQSVFVRGAIESVVREAILASILVSLMILVFLGSWRSMVIVSVSIPLSILAAIICLNLAGDSINIMTLGGLALAIGMLVDDATVAVENIHRNRALGKPLLAAVVDGSTQIAVPAIVSTLAICVVFFPVVLLYGAAKYLFTPLALAVVTSMLASYVLSRTLVPVLSRMLMQGEHLGTGVRSEDLPRFKHIALLFNQRRDRVYTSFQEAYGRSLETVLHHRVFTLTIAGLLVVISIGLVFVVGMDFFPAVDTGLMKLHFRAPAGTRIEDTERLVDRVEEQIRRIIPAQEIDTINDMVGVPIFYNLAFVQTENIGGMDAEVLISLKPGHRPTALYRKKLRQELPRAFPGSRFYFQAADIVTQVLNFGLTAPLDVQVEDMDFNRSYGYALKVRDAMREVPGTADVHINQVLDYPTLQVDVDRTRAAELGMSERDVANNALVSLSSSVLVAPSFFLNPANNVNYTVAVQIPPDRIDSLDRLRSMPMTPSGASGLLQPEAAPPLTGTPQAQAQTLANLSTVYHAASSENISHYTVQRVLDVEADVEGRDLGSVAADIEKKIDVLRPLPPGTRIHLRGQNEVMNQSFKSLALGLVLAIVLVYFLMVVLFQSWLDPFIIMMAVPGALVGILWMLALTGTTINVESLMGSIMAVGIATANSILLVSFANDIRVETGATPIEAAVEAGKARLRPVLMTALAMIIGMLPMAFAMGEAGEQNAPLGRAVIGGLLMATFVTLYVVPVIYTLLRTKPPSKHELDERFEAEIREGKAS